In the Patescibacteria group bacterium genome, TTTCTCAATGGATTTACTAAAAAGGCTATTGCGCCATAATAAATGTGAAGTATTGATAACTTTTATGGCAGGTTTCATTAAAAGATTTCTTGATGAACTTAGAGAACCCGCATTAGATAGCTTATTCAGCACAGATGAGTGGCGAAAAATTAGAGATATTGACAGACCTAAGGAGCGTCCTCTATTAGAGCTATATGAACGACAATTAAGAGAAGTTTGTGGCATAAATTACACTAGGAGTTTCGAAATGATCGGTGAAAATAATCAATTAATGTACTATATGATTTTTGGCACTAAACATTGGAAGGGTTTGAAAGTTATGAAAGAAGCGATGTGGAATGTTGATGGTCGTGGATTATATTCATTTTCTGATAGACTGGGTAGAGAACAAAGATTTTTAACTAATTACCAAGATGAACCTTTTTGGATACCTAGTGCAGCTGAAGAGGTATATAATAAATTTAAGGGTCAAACGATATCAGTAGAAGATATAGAAAAATTTATTATTATAGAAATAGAATACATTTTCAGAAAATCGATATTGATCTATATAGAAGATAATAATCCTGAAAGAATAGCGGATATTAAGGGTCGTAGAAAAAGAAGAAGTTTTCCAGCTGGATGTATAATAACTTTCTCCTAACTTTATTTATGAATTGAATGCATTTTTTCCATAGCAGTTACACATTTTCGGTATGTAATTTAAGCCAAGCTCTTTCCACATCTCAGTAGTCTCTTTACAAATAGATACTCTACGTAAAGGGTACCCTAAAGATTCAATTATATCATAAAAGAAGGAGTAGATATCTATCCTCGATTCAAAAGAAAGTTTCTTACCCCAACCTGTATTTTCTTTAAAAAAATTTATCCATGTCATATCAACTCCAGCCTTTTCCGCGTAATGGATTGTTTTCCATAACCCTCTTGGAGTTCCCAAAATAATCCTGTTGGGCCAGAACGCAGAGAAAATATTATCCAATAATTTTCCATAGTGTTTTTTCCAGTTTTCAATAGGGAATATTGGGTCTATCCGAATTCTAGTATCATATCCTTCTTCCCAAACTAAACTTGCTGCTTCGATTCTATCGACCGGTCTTGCAGCAATGGATTCCCACTTTTTTGCAATAGGCTCAGAATTGATACTCCATCCACAGATAACCTGTTTTCTCGGTTTTTCTAATAAAAATCCAATATTGCGGGTTCCAAACTTAGAAAGCAAGTATATTTTATGTTTTGATTGTTCCTCAAATAAATCCACAATTTTTGCCATTAGGGTGGGATTCATCAAAGAGTCACATAATTCACCTGAATTGAAGATTTGAGGCTTTTTTATCTTCTGGAAAGCCTCTTTGATGCATCTTAAAGTTTCCTCTATACGTACATAACTAGGTTTCATTCTTCCCCTTGTTGTTCCTCTTAGATAACAGTAGCTACAGTTCAAAGGACAGCC is a window encoding:
- a CDS encoding three-Cys-motif partner protein TcmP, encoding MPVEPTIWDLDPHTKAKHEILRYYLGGWFPILARYAGRIVYIDGFAGPGVYSKGEEGSPVIALRTAYEHVLRPQFRAELVFLFIESRKDRAEKLKEVLQEKFPDLPEKIKYWVISDEFEPTIERFLEELEKEKAKLAPTFAFIDPFGFTGFSMDLLKRLLRHNKCEVLITFMAGFIKRFLDELREPALDSLFSTDEWRKIRDIDRPKERPLLELYERQLREVCGINYTRSFEMIGENNQLMYYMIFGTKHWKGLKVMKEAMWNVDGRGLYSFSDRLGREQRFLTNYQDEPFWIPSAAEEVYNKFKGQTISVEDIEKFIIIEIEYIFRKSILIYIEDNNPERIADIKGRRKRRSFPAGCIITFS